A window from Citrus sinensis cultivar Valencia sweet orange chromosome 5, DVS_A1.0, whole genome shotgun sequence encodes these proteins:
- the LOC102631218 gene encoding uncharacterized protein LOC102631218 — MENCTVNISEELRVAESKKETLRRSFDIAHSQANSMLLLTVQWKDLEEHFDITKKLLEKQSNDVDGKIRLLDQRAKEIESKEIQLVLVQKKIEDCNGELVCKEKQLGLVQKKIGECNCKLQLKKNELNSLSESLNLKKEELSSVQDWINKCQAHQKELRLLRNMIEECCDEIELREKKVGEVQRSIEEREKQLAFKESKISSIQTLIEEYEEVLQEKEKSYDEVKKSLILCETKLECKKKELELTQSSIKELSVKLHPGEEKLELLQGKVRLHENEVESLEQKLDSMRKQQKKYFDDVELKKREFNEIRKYIEELNQDLASKHKQLKFVQQSIEECSKEFQWKKEELISIEKTIAECSKEVELIKNQLNLIHNESNLVQTRTIVCLKELKDKEKHVDSLKKGLEGRLQDLEVKEREFEKRVKEFELREKEFDSIQKAVQDRSKNLLLQVKIEDPENLTSRGRYLQCLLNQHLQKHDLIFCKVFDTVKRACDPALLVLHAMSGFYPPHSRERDLEFDVSIIRRSCILLLEQLSTIAPEINVQVRDEAMKVAGEWKKKMRVAVENSLEVLGFLHLLAAYRLAPAFDGEELESLLRIVAQHRQTPKLRQTLGFGDKVPGLQCSITAEGRSSSSMLVGNSAPTNQPVPGPMNLPQYTGMNPSNSTSSPVARFNGVQPQLHNQYKRLRRESPAIIAYMPQTPASGNLSRSSLATLYGPGVARIGGQTQFGLLAANMADGESSDNKQEYDPFLVHPSDSPTIVLVSPLLTGNNYGTWVRAMTMALRARNKLGFVDGTITKPDDDAGGKWQRCNDLVRSWVLNSISSELACSVLYAQSARELWLHLQERFQQNASKIYKLKQGISSLRQGDVAVHLYYRIMKKLWRKLNSLQHLEPCVSGKAKVVNELQQQDFGMEFLQGLHDRYAAIRSRILLMDPFPKAHEILALIKKEKTQQDLHALGGPSKAAALAIPNRQPLLHSSLDNRMGNDISADSSVSNLNGISGNDQRRQTCEHCGKLGHTKLNCFELNGYPTNCKKRRRGSKGNPKAAATVAGKEQQDLIFAQ; from the exons atGGAGAACTGTACTGTTAATATTTCTGAGGAGTTGAGAGTTGCTGAGTCCAAAAAGGAAACTTTACGAAGATCATTTGATATTGCACATTCACAAGCCAATTCAATGCTTTTGCTTACTGTTCAATGGAAAGATTTAGAGGAACATTTTGATATAACTAAGAAATTACTTGAAAAGCAAAGTAATGATGTTGATGGGAAGATTAGGTTGCTAGATCAGCGCGCTAAGGAGATTGAAAGTAAAGAGATTCAGTTAGTTTTGGTGCAGAAAAAGATCGAAGATTGTAATGGTGAGCTTGTGTGTAAGGAAAAACAATTGGGTTTGGTTCAAAAGAAGATTGGAGAATGTAATTGTAAGCTTCAATTGAAGAAGAATGAACTGAATTCGCTGTCGGAGAGTCTTAATTTAAAGAAGGAAGAACTGAGCTCAGTTCAAGACTGGATTAATAAATGTCAGGCACATCAGAAGGAGTTGCGATTGCTGAGGAATATGATTGAAGAATGTTGTGATGAAATTGAGTTGAGAGAGAAGAAAGTGGGGGAAGTTCAAAGATCAATTGAGGAGCGTGAGAAACAGCTTGCATTTAAGGAGAGCAAAATTTCTTCGATTCAGACTTTGATTGAAGAATATGAAGAAGTACTTCAAGAAAAGGAGAAGTCGTATGACGAGGTTAAAAAGTCTCTCATACTGTGTGAGACAAAACTCGaatgtaaaaagaaagagttggAGCTGACTCAATCATCTATTAAAGAGCTCTCGGTGAAGCTTCATCCTGGAGAGGAGAAATTAGAGTTACTCCAGGGGAAAGTCAGACTGCAtgaaaatgaagttgaatctTTAGAGCAGAAGCTTGATTCAATGAGAaagcaacaaaagaaatattttgatgatgttGAGTTGAAAAAGAGGGAGttcaatgaaataagaaaatacaTTGAAGAACTCAATCAAGATCTCGCATCAAAGCATAAGCAGTTAAAATTTGTCCAACAATCTATTGAAGAATGCAGCAAGGAGTTCCAGTGGAAAAAGGAGGAGTTAATTTCAATAGAAAAAACAATTGCAGAATGCTCAAAGGAGGTTGAATTGATAAAGAATCAACTTAATTTGATACACAACGAGTCAAATTTGGTTCAGACAAGGACAATTGTGTGCCTGAAAGAACTCAAAGATAAGGAGAAGCATGTTGATTCACTCAAAAAAGGTTTAGAAGGTCGCTTGCAAGATCTTGAAGTAAAAGAGAGGGAATTTGAGAAACGAGTAAAGGAGTTTGAGTTAAGAGAGAAAGAGTTTGATTCTATCCAAAAAGCAGTACAAGATCGCAGTAAAAATCTGTTGCTGCAAGTAAAAATTGAGGACCCTGAAAATTTGACAAGCAGAGGAAGATATCTGCAGTGTCTACTGAATCAACATTTGCAGAAgcatgatttaattttttgtaaagttttCGACACTGTTAAAAGAGCCTGTGACCCTGCATTGTTGGTGTTACATGCCATGTCGGGATTTTACCCTCCTCATTCAAGGGAGAGAGATTTGGAGTTTGATGTGAGCATTATTAGGAGGAGTTGTATTCTTTTGTTGGAACAGTTATCAACTATAGCGCCAGAGATTAATGTTCAAGTACGAGATGAGGCTATGAAGGTGGCAGGTGAgtggaagaagaagatgagagTAGCAGTAGAGAATTCTCTGGAGGTGCTGGGATTCTTGCATCTTTTAGCTGCCTATAGATTGGCACCTGCTTTTGATGGTGAAGAACTTGAAAGTCTTCTTCGTATTGTTGCTCAGCACAGACAGACTCCTAAATTACGCCAAACCCTTGGATTTGGAGATAAAGTACCTG GTCTCCAGTGCAGCATCACGGCAGAAGGAAGGAGTTCATCATCTATGCTTGTTGGCAACTCTGCCCCCACAAATCAGCCGGTCCCTGGCCCAATGAATCTACCACAGTACACTGGAATGAATCCCAGTAATAGTACGTCCTCCCCAGTAGCACGGTTTAATGGAGTGCAACCACAGCTTCATAATCAATATAAACGTCTTCGGAGAGAATCACCAGCCATCATAGCCTATATGCCACAAACACCAGCTTCTGGTAACCTGAGTAGGAGTTCTCTGGCTACACTGTATGGACCGGGTGTGGCTCGCATTGGAGGGCAAACACAGTTTGGTCTTTTAGCAG CAAACATGGCTGATGGTGAATCATCAGATAACAAGCAGGAGTATGATCCTTTCCTGGTACATCCATCAGATAGTCCAACGATAGTTTTGGTTTCTCCTCTACTCACTGGTAATAATTATGGTACGTGGGTGAGAGCGATGACGATGGCTTTGCGAGCAAGGAACAAGCTCGGGTTTGTTGATGGGACCATTACGAAACCAGATGATGATGCTGGTGGTAAATGGCAACGTTGCAACGATCTGGTTCGTTCTTGGGTGTTGAACTCCATCTCAAGTGAACTTGCATGTAGTGTCTTGTATGCACAGTCAGCGAGAGAGTTGTGGCTGCATTTGCAGGAACGGTTTCAGCAGAATGCATCAAAAATCTATAAACTCAAACAAGGTATCTCCTCATTACGACAAGGTGATGTAGCTGTCCACCTTTATTATCGTATAATGAAAAAGCTTtggagaaaattgaattcattgCAACATCTAGAGCCATGTGTTAGTGGGAAAGCAAAAGTTGTCAATGAATTACAGCAACAAGACTTTGGAATGGAATTCCTTCAGGGTTTGCATGACAGATATGCGGCAATCAGAAGTCGTATTTTGTTGATGGATCCTTTTCCTAAGGCACATGAGATTTTGGCactcattaaaaaagaaaaaacacaaCAAGATCTTCATGCATTAGGGGGGCCTTCGAAAGCAGCAGCTCTTGCTATACCAAATCGTCAGCCCTTGCTACACAGTTCCCTTGATAATCGAATGGGTAACGATATTTCAGCTGACAGCAGTGTGTCAAATCTGAATGGTATTTCTGGGAATGATCAAAGAAGACAAACTTGTGAACACTGCGGGAAATTGGGgcatacaaaattaaactgTTTTGAACTGAATGGCTATCCAACAAATTGCAAGAAGCGCAGACGAGGGAGTAAAGGCAATCCTAAAGCAGCAGCCACTGTAGCCGGCAAAGAACAACAGGATCTTATTTTTGCTCAATAG
- the LOC102619182 gene encoding FRIGIDA-like protein 5, producing MEIGYLRELKEKEKLFDSLKKGLEDRFQDLEVKERLFEKRVKDFEIREKEFDSIRKTVEGQGKNLELQVKIEEQENLTSEGRNLQLLLNQHLQKHDLIFGKIFNTVNRARDPASLVLDAMSGFYPPHSSERDVEFQVGIIRRSWILLLEQLLTVAPEINAQVRDEALKVAGEWNKKMRVGVENSLEVLGFLHLLAAYRLASAFDSNELESLLLFVAQHRQTPKLRQSLGFADKVTGPQRSTATGGRSSMPMLVGISAHTYQPVPSPRNQPRYSGANQSTSTSSRRVQPKLQNHDSTFRACTPQTPASVARSGGQTQFGPLASNHSRVAANMGAAQSNVAGKPAFTILSVGGLSIRFIGIQPKRLAF from the exons ATGGAAATTGGGTACCTCAGAGAGCTCAAAGAGAAGGAGAAGCTTTTTGATTCACTCAAAAAAGGTTTAGAAGACCGCTTTCAAGATCTTGAAGTAAAAGAGAGACTGTTTGAGAAACGTGTTAAGGATTTTGAAATAAGGGAGAAAGAGTTTGATTCCATCCGAAAAACAGTTGAAGGCCAAGGCAAAAATCTGGAGTTGCAAGTCAAAATTGAGGAACAGGAAAATTTGACAAGCGAAGGAAGAAATCTGCAGCTGCTATTGAATCAGCATTTGCAGAAGCATGATCTGATTTTcggtaaaatttttaacacaGTTAACAGAGCACGTGACCCTGCATCTTTGGTGTTAGATGCAATGTCAGGATTTTACCCTCCTCATTCAAGCGAGAGAGATGTGGAGTTTCAAGTGGGCATTATCAGGAGGAGTTGGATTCTTTTGTTGGAACAGTTATTGACCGTAGCACCGGAGATTAATGCTCAAGTTCGAGATGAGGCTCTGAAGGTGGCAGGTGAGTGGAATAAGAAGATGAGAGTAGGAGTTGAGAATTCTTTGGAGGTGCTGGGATTCTTGCATCTTTTGGCTGCCTATAGATTGGCATCTGCTTTTGATAGTAATGAACTTGAAAGTCTACTACTTTTCGTTGCTCAGCATAGACAGACTCCTAAATTACGCCAAAGCCTTGGATTTGCGGATAAAGTAACTG GTCCCCAGCGCAGCACCGCCACAGGAGGAAGGAGTTCAATGCCAATGCTTGTTGGCATCTCTGCCCACACTTATCAGCCAGTCCCTAGTCCCAGGAATCAACCACGGTATAGTGGTGCAAATCAAAGTACTAGTACTTCTTCCCGCAGAGTGCAACCAAAGCTTCAGAATCATGATTCTACTTTCAGAGCATGTACGCCACAAACACCAGCTTCTGTGGCTCGTAGTGGAGGGCAAACACAGTTTGGTCCTTTAGCAAGTAATCACTCAAGGGTCGCAGCAAATATGGGTGCCGCGCAATCAAATGTTGCTGGAAAGCCTGCCTTTACTATTTTGAGTGTTGGGGGACTTAGCATAAGATTTATAGGTATCCAACCCAAAAGATTAGCCTTTTAG
- the LOC102606840 gene encoding uncharacterized protein LOC102606840 — protein sequence MLKGEFKEKEKHFDSLKKGLENRSQDLEVKEREFEKRVKEFELREKEFDSIRKAVEDHSKNLLLQVKIEDPENLTSSGRNLQSLLNQHLQKHDLIFCKVFDTIKRACDPALLVLDAMSGFYPPHSRERDLEFDVSIIRRSCILLLEQLSTVAPEINAQVRDEAMKVAGEWKKKMRVAVENSLEVLGFLHLLAAYRLTPAFDGEELESLLCIVAQHRQAPKLRQTLGFGDKVPGLQCSITAEGRSSSSMLVGTSAPTNQPVPGPMNLPQYTGMNPSNRTSSPVSQFSGVQPQLENQYKRLRRESPAIIAYTPQTPASGNLSRSSLATLYGPGVARIGGQTQFGLSAGLQRSITAEGRSSPSMLVGTSAPTNQPVRSPVNLPQGTGMNPRNSTSSPESQFSGAQPQLENQYKRLRRESPTIIANTPQTPASDNLNRSSLATQNGPGVAHIGGQSQFCLLAANMADGKSSDNKQENDPFLVHPSDSPTIVLVSPPLTGNKYGTWVRTMIMALQVRNKLGFVDGTITKPDDDDGGKWQRCNDPVRSWVLNSISSKLACSVLYAQSARELWLDLQERFQQTNASKIYELRQAISSL from the exons ATGCTCAAAGGAG AGTTCAAAGAGAAGGAGAAGCATTTTGATTCACTCAAAAAAGGTTTAGAAAACCGCTCCCAAGATCTTGAAGTAAAAGAGAGGGAATTTGAGAAACGAGTAAAGGAGTTTGAGTTAAGAGAGAAAGAGTTTGATTCTATCCGAAAAGCAGTAGAAGATCACAGTAAAAATCTGTTGCTGCAAGTAAAAATTGAGGACCCTGAAAATTTGACAAGCAGCGGAAGAAATCTACAGTCTCTACTGAATCAGCATTTGCAGAAgcatgatttgattttttgtaaagtttttGACACTATTAAAAGAGCCTGTGACCCTGCATTGTTGGTGTTAGATGCCATGTCAGGATTTTACCCTCCCCATTCAAGGGAGAGAGATTTGGAGTTTGATGTGAGCATTATTAGGAGGAGTTGTATTCTTTTGTTGGAACAGTTATCAACTGTAGCACCAGAGATTAATGCTCAAGTACGAGATGAGGCTATGAAGGTGGCAGGTGAgtggaagaagaagatgagagTAGCAGTGGAGAATTCTCTGGAGGTGCTGGGATTCTTGCATCTTTTAGCTGCCTATAGATTGACACCTGCTTTTGATGGTGAAGAACTTGAAAGTCTTCTTTGTATTGTTGCTCAGCACAGACAGGCTCCTAAATTACGCCAAACCCTTGGATTTGGAGATAAAGTACCTG GTCTCCAGTGCAGCATCACGGCAGAAGGAAGGAGTTCATCGTCTATGCTTGTTGGCACCTCTGCCCCCACGAATCAGCCGGTCCCTGGCCCAATGAATCTACCACAGTACACTGGAATGAATCCCAGTAATAGAACTTCCTCCCCAGTATCACAGTTTAGTGGAGTGCAACCACAGCTTGAGAATCAATATAAACGTCTTCGGAGAGAATCACCGGCCATCATAGCCTATACGCCACAAACACCAGCTTCTGGTAACCTGAGTAGGAGTTCTCTGGCTACACTGTATGGACCGGGTGTGGCTCGCATTGGAGGGCAAACACAGTTTGGTCTTTCAGCAG GTCTCCAGCGCAGCATCACAGCAGAAGGAAGGAGTTCACCGTCTATGCTTGTTGGCACCTCTGCCCCCACGAATCAGCCTGTCCGTAGCCCAGTGAATCTACCACAGGGCACTGGAATGAATCCCAGAAATAGTACTTCCTCCCCGGAATCACAGTTTAGTGGAGCGCAACCACAGCTTGAGAATCAATATAAACGTCTTCGGAGAGAATCACCAACTATCATAGCCAATACGCCACAAACACCAGCTTCTGATAACCTGAATAGGAGTTCTCTGGCTACACAGAACGGACCAGGTGTGGCTCACATTGGAGGGCAATCACAGTTTTGTCTTTTAGCAG caAACATGGCTGATGGAAAATCATCGGATAACAAGCAGGAGAATGATCCTTTCCTGGTACATCCATCAGATAGTCCAACAATTGTTTTGGTTTCTCCTCCACTCACTGGTAATAAGTATGGAACGTGGGTAAGAACGATGATAATGGCTTTGCAAGTGAGGAACAAACTCGGTTTTGTTGATGGGACCATTACGAAAccggatgatgatgatggtggtaAATGGCAACGTTGCAACGATCCGGTTCGTTCTTGGGTGTTGAACTCGATCTCAAGCAAACTTGCATGTAGTGTCTTGTATGCACAGTCAGCAAGAGAGTTGTGGCTGGATTTGCAGGAACGTTTTCAGCAGACTAACGCGTCAAAAATTTATGAACTCAGACAAGCTATCTCCTCTTTATGA
- the LOC102619469 gene encoding uncharacterized protein LOC102619469 encodes MENWTVNISEELRVAESKKETLRRSFDMAHSQANSVLLFTVQWKDLEEHFDLTKKSLEKQSNYVDVKIRLLDQRAKEIESKEIKLVFVEKKIEDCNGELECKEKELGLVQKRIGECNCELHLKENELNSLSESLNIKKEELSSVEEWINKCQAYQKELQLLKNLIKECCDEIELREKKVGEVQRSIEEREKQLAYKQRNISSIQTLIEDYEEVLRDKEKSYGEVKKSLVLCETKLEREKKELELTQSSIKELSVKFHSEEEKLELLQRKVRLHENEVESLEQKLDSMRKQQKKYFDDVELKKRELNEIRKYIEELSQDLTSKDKQLNLSNNLLKIAARSSSGKRRSYLQ; translated from the coding sequence ATGGAGAACTGGACTGTTAATATTTCTGAGGAGTTGAGGGTTGCTGAgtccaaaaaagaaactttaCGAAGATCATTTGATATGGCACATTCACAAGCTAATTCAGTGCTTTTGTTTACTGTTCAATGGAAAGATTTAGAGGAACATTTTGATTTAACTAAGAAATCACTTGAAAAGCAAAGTAATTATGTTGATGTCAAGATTAGGTTGCTAGATCAGCGTGCTAAGGAGATTGAAAGTAAAGAGATTAAGTTAGTTTTTGTGGAGAAAAAGATCGAAGATTGTAATGGTGAGCTCGAGTGTAAGGAAAAAGAATTGGGTTTGGTTCAAAAGCGGATTGGAGAATGTAATTGTGAGCTTCACTTGAAAGAGAATGAACTGAATTCGTTGTCGGAGAGTCTTAATATAAAGAAGGAAGAACTGAGCTCGGTTGAGGAGTGGATTAATAAGTGTCAGGCGTATCAGAAGGAGTTGCAATTGttgaagaatttgattaaagaaTGTTGTGATGAAATTGAgttgagagaaaagaaagtGGGGGAAGTCCAAAGATCGATTGAGGAACGTGAGAAACAGCTTGCATATAAGCAGCGCAATATTTCTTCGATTCAGACATTGATTGAAGATTATGAAGAAGTACTTAGAGATAAGGAGAAGTCGTATGGCGAGGTTAAAAAGTCTCTCGTACTGTGTGAGACAAAACTCGAGcgtgaaaagaaagaattggAGCTGACTCAATCATCTATTAAAGAGCTCTCGGTGAAGTTTCATTCAGAAGAGGAGAAATTAGAGTTACTCCAGAGGAAAGTCAGACTGCACgaaaatgaagttgaatctTTAGAGCAGAAGCTTGATTCAATGAGAAAgcaacagaagaaatattttgatgatgttGAATTGAAAAAGAGGGAGCTcaatgaaataagaaaatacaTCGAAGAACTCAGTCAAGATCTCACATCAAAAGACAAGCAGCTAAATTTGTCCAACAATCTATTGAAGATTGCAGCAAGGAGTTCCAGTGGAAAAAGGAGGAGTTATCTTCAATAG